The nucleotide window ACCGCCGGTCTTAACAACGGCTGGGACCAGGTCCAGGAGCTGAACGACTCCCCGACGATAGAAAGCCAGATAGCTTTCGACTACTCCGGCGACACGATCACGAGCGCATGGGTAGGCGTCACGGGCATTTTCGGCAAGGAGCCGAGCGGCCTCGGGTTCGGCGGAGAGGGATGGCGCGAGCTCATAACCGCAGTCGCCAGCGTCACCTTGTTCGACAAGCTCACTCTCGTCGCCGACGCCGACTTCGGCTGGCAGCAGGACGTCGTGTTCGACGAGTTCGGGAACGAAGAGGGAGTAACCTGGTGGGGTATCGCGGGTTACGTCATCGTCGATCCGCACCCGGCCGTCACACTGGCGCTCAGGGGTGAATATTTCGACGACAAAGACGGCTACAGAACGGGGCTCGCACAGAAACTCTTCGAGTTCACGCCGACTATTGCTTTGAAACCCTTCAAGGGGCTCATCGCCAACAACAAGTACCTCGACAATTTCGAGGCCAGGGCCGAGTTCAGGTGGGACCACTCCGACGAGCGTTACTTCATCACCAAGGACGACGGCCTGAAGAAGGATCAGTACGGTATTATGGGACAGCTCCTCTACTGGATAGAGCTGTAATAATCTGAAAAAGACCGGAGACGGGATTTAAAGTTCTCATCTCTCAATATCTCCTTTGTGTGGGCGGGGGGAGAACGGCAACGGGCTTCATGCTGTTCTCCCCTTTTTGCTTCACACAAAGGAGTTTTTCTTCCCCTTGCCTGGAAATTTATCGTTGGGTAAAATAGAATCCGCTTTTTGGATGAACTTTGATGGTTTTAATCCAGGGCCCGATTCCAGTAAACATCTATGCCCGGATAGCTCAGTCGGTAGAGCAGAGGACTGAAAATCCTCGTGTCGGCGGTTCAATTCCGTCTCCGGGCATACCTGTTCCACTGCGGTATTACATCCCCCTGAGCAATACCTGCTTACTGCTCACGTTGTCAATTCTCACCGTGGATCACAGAAGCTTTCTCTCTCTGAATATTGACAGAAATTAATCGCCCCGCTCGATCCAAATTGAGACGGCGCTCACCCCTCGTCGGGCGCCGGTTCTGCCCCGCCCGCGGCGAGCTTTAAACGGCGTCCCCGTCCAAACGGCGGTGTATACATCCTGCCCCTCTGGAAAAAGGAAAATTTCTACCTTCAAATCCGCCGCAAATTTTGTTAAGATGGAAACAATGCTAAGGAAATGGGCCTCGTCGGGTATGGTCGGCTCGCTCCTCTCTCTTCTCCTGCTCTTAATTTTGCTCACTGTCCCCTCGGGAGCCGACGATGACGCGACGGACGGTAATACGCTTTTCATATCCAGGGGGTGCCTGGGCTGCCACGGCGTAAGCGGCCGCGGCGGCGTGGGGCCGTCGCTTGCGCACACGACGCTCACGCTCGATACATTCCTGAGCCAGGTTCGAAAGCCGAGGGACATAATGCCCCCCTTCCCCCCACAGGCGGTCAGCGACGAAGACGTGCGCGAGATTTACGCGTACCTTAAAAAAGTCCCCCCGCCGCCGGAGAGGCTGCAAAAGGACATCCCTCAGGGCGTGCTCGACCCCGAATCGTGCGCCCCTTGCCACAAGACGCTCCACCCCGAGCTCGTGAGCCAGTTCGAGTCGGGCGCTATGGGGCTCGAGGGCGCTCAGAATCCACTCGTCGATTTCCCCCTCAAGCAGCTGACGTGCGCCAACTGCCACGGGACCGACCACGACGTCATAATGGCGTCGAGAGGGAGGGTCCCCGAAACCACGTGCGCGGCGTGCCACGCACAGATCTACAAGGAGCACGTCCTCGACGCGGGGCATTCTTACGGCCCCGGCCCCGGCGGCCTCGGAATAAACTGGGAGCGCAACATAGGAGTGCCCAACTACAAGCAGATGCCGAGGAAGGTCATGCAGATGGGCTGCGACCCGTGCCACGCCCAGGCCGGAGCGACGAACGCCGAATACTGGAGCGAGAAGCAGATGAAATACATTGACACGAGCAGCCTCGATTACCGTAACGGATGCATCGCCTGCCATACTCGCCACTCCTTTAACCTCGAAGAGGCGCGGAAGCCCGAGGCGTGCTACACATGCCACATGGGCCCCGACCATCCGAACTACGAGGCGTACATGAGCTCGAAGCACGGCTCTATATACACCGCCCGCGGTGACTCGTGGGACTGGACGGTGCCTCTCGCCGAGGCCGGGTACGACACGCCCACGTGCTCCTACTGTCACATGCTCTACGTGGACGGGGACGGCAAGAGGCACACGAGCCACAACATGACTCGGAAGATTATCTGGGGCATGGGCACGCAGGCCTCCGACGGCGAGCTCGTCGACATAACGCTCGAGCCCGAAAATCAGACGAAACGGAACGAAATGATAAAGGTCTGTATGTCATGCCATTCCGAGGACAAGGCGCGGTACTATCTCGAATCGGCCGACGCGCACAAGCTCGCGGGTGACGCCCTCGTCGTCGAGGCGAGGGGCATACTGCAGGGTCTCTACGACGACGGGCTCATCAAGCCGAGCCACGGCCAGATGGCCGCTGGTCTCCTGCCCGGCCCGCGGTTCACGGCGATCGACATACCGGGCGGGTTCGCCCAGCACTGGCCCGCGGGCCTTTATTTCAACGTCGCCTCGATCGAGCGCGAATACTTCGACATGTTCTTCTTCTCGAACCTTAAATCCTACAAGGGGGCTTTCCACATGAGCCCCGATTATGCGTGGTGGTACGGCTACGCCGATGTGCTCGGCCACCTGGCGAGGATACGCGACGAGGCGTGGAGCCTCCGGGACGCGAAGGCGACCAGGGACAAGACGCTCTTCATGATCTTCACCGGGCCGCTCATGGTGCTCGCCGTCCTCGGAGCCGTCTATTTCGGCTGGCGCACGTGGAGGAGGCGCCGCCCGGCGAAATAGGCGAAACAGCTCGAATGCCGTCCGGGATCTTTTCAAGGCCCCGCTTTCATAATCGGCGCAGCCCCGGCGGCAGGCTTCCGGGTTTCTCTTCCGCAGTGATCGTGGTCATTGCCGTCGATTCCATTCTGGCATAGAATTTCGTATCGGCTTCGAGGGAGGGCTCCTGTAATGGAAGAGAAATCCGGCAGAGAGATAAGGGAACTTTTCGGACGATTGCGTCTCCCGGGATTGATCGAGCGTTTCCCGGCGCGAATTGTCTGGGCCCTTTTCGTATTCGTCAACGGATTCGTCACATGCGCGATTCTCGCCTGGATGGCGATGGCGTGGAAAACCACTTTCATATTTCCCTCTCTCGGTCCGACGGCATTTATGGTGTTCTTCACTCCGGCTTCCGCCGCGGCAAGTCCCCGTAACGCTATCCTTGGTCACGCCATAGGTATTTTGTGCGGCTACGGCGCTCTTTGGCTGACCGGCCTGGTGGATGCAGCGCCCGCAACCGTGACAGGCGTGCACGATCCCCGCATCGTCGCCGCGGCGGTCTCGCTCGCGACTACCGGGGCGTTCATGATTCTGTTCGATGTCGTGCATCCCCCGGCGGCGGCGACTACATTGATCATCTCCCTCGGCATAATCACGGCGCCCGTTCACCTGCTCATCATAGAGCTCGCAGTCGTCGTGCTGGCGATACAGGCCATAGTGGTGAACCGGATTGCCGGTGTGGACTACCCGGTCTGGGCCAGGCGCGTTTCGCCCTGAAGCTCCCGCGGTCCGGCGTTCCACACGAGGTTTTCCGGGTCTCCGGCCCGTGTATACATGCACATTCGAACGCGGTCGCCGGTCTCGTTCTCGCTACCTTTTGCAATTGCGTGCCGGAACGCGCACCCTTGGCGGCGGTGTTCCGCTATCGAAACGTCGAAACTATCCATGCCGGCCTTGGTGCGCCTTCGGGACCGTAAGTCATGGTATTTTGGAGATGTGCGCTCGATTGCCGCGTCTTTATGAACGAGGCGGTGTCGGTCCCTGGAGAATTATTCTCCATTTAATCTTCGATCTTCGTAAGCGCCGAGCCCTTGTGCGCCGCTACATGGTCCGACTTATGGCTTTTGATTTCATACTGCGGCTCGTCTTCCGTAGCGTGATGCGTGTAACCCTTATAATCGAAATCCTTCGTGTGCACTTTAATAATCGTGCCCGAAACCCTTCCCGCCTCCGAGTTCCAGCTTACGTTATCGCCCACTTTAAACTTTGCAGCCATGTTATCGCCCCCCATGTAGATTTTGTTTCCGTCGTCGGATGTTTACCTGTCGAACAAGCCTCCGTCCGAATAATAAACGCGGCGTCCCTCGACGCGCGCCGGCGAGGTATAAGCATGCTCTTCCGCCTTGCCTACAGCCATTATATGCAGCACCCGCCAGCCCCTCGCTTTCAAATAATCCGACACCATCGAGCGGTGACAGCGCCACCATACGGCTTCCGAGCACATGTAAGCCGCCGGCTGTTCTAACGCGATCCCTTCGAGCGCCCGCGCCGCCTTTTCGAAATCCTTCGTCTCCATATAATCCGCGTACCCGCGGAATGATTCGTTCCGCCAGCGGCTGTTCTTCGAATCCTTCCGCACCTTTCTCCGCCCTCCCAAATCCTCCATGTGGACGTAGCCTATTCCGGCTTTTTGCAATTCGGCGGTCAGGTTCTCCTTGTTAAAGTGTGGGTATTTCCGCGAGCCGGGAAACTGCCTTATGTCCACCAGGACCGTGACGCCGAAGGACTTCAGCATCGCCGTGAGCTCTTCCATGCTGTGCGTGGAGTGCCCGACGGTATATATGGTATTCTGGTCCGAGGCTTTCACGTCCCGGCTCCCTTTTCCCCTTATCCGCATCCCTGCCGCGGCTTTCCGCCCCTCGCTCCTCCCCGGCGGTCTCACCTCCCGGGTTACGCGGAGTGCCGTTTCGGCATATTCACCCTGGGAACGAAGAAGGGCGTTCCGCTTCGCCCCTCTTTGCATATACTTCCTGTTAAATACAGGTTATCTATTGACAGGCTTTGGTGTCAAGCTGCGAAATCCGCCTCGGAACGGTGACGATCTGCCGCGTCCTGTCTTTCAAACGGAACCGTGGAATCGTATCAACCACGAGAAGTACGCTATCAGTCCGGCCGCACGGGCCCTCCGGCGTCTTTATGCTCATTGCGTCGCCCGGACCTCGCTAAATGATCTCGTAAACGATGAGCGCTATCAGGGGCGGCAGCACCCCGAATCCTATCAGCCACTTGCCCCTCCCCGTTATCCCGTATCTCCCCTTCAGTATGAAAAGCCCCGTTACGTTGATCGTGATGAGCATGACGGCGAACACGTCCGAGGCCCATCTCCAGCCCTTGGCGCTGTTCCGGTGTAGGACGTTCGCATGGGTGTAGGACGTTCGCATGATAGAACAGGGGCCGCCTGTAAAGCTTCTCGTATATCCCGGTACCGGTGCTCAGGTTCAGATGGAGCGAGCCGTTATCGTAATATATCTTGACCTGGTCCGGCGTCGGCATGTCGTAAACCTTAAACGATTCTTCGCCGACCAGCTTGCCGAAGCCGTGGACCAGCTCGTCGTTCAGCTCCGCCACGGAGTGCTTCCCGGATATCTTCACCGCTTCTCTATGTATCACGAAATCCGGATTCCAGTCGTTTATGTGGTTGAGGGCGATGCCGGATATACAGTAGACGATGATGAGAGAAGAAAGAAAATAGCCGAGGTCTCGGTGAACTGCAATGTTGAGCTTCCTTATTTTCATTGCCACATCTTTCCCAGTTGTCAGATATCTTCGGCGGCCCCGACCCGGATCTTACCCGCGTATTCACGGGAAACGTCTATCACCCACCGCTCTATGTTTTTGTCCGGCAGTATCGCGTCTGGTTTATATACGACCCTCTTTTCCGGGTCGCGGACATTCGAAACCCCGCCGCCGATAATTTTCACCTGAAACGTTTCATCGAAAGCCACGAGGACGGGAATCACGATCGCCGCCCGCTTCTTCTTGAGCACCCTGTTGATCGCGTCCGTCGTTTTGCCCGGGTCGTAACGCGCGATATGCCCGCACCAGCCGTAGGCGTGCTCGGTGATACCTTTCTCTCTCTTCACGTATTCGGCGACTTCATCGAACAGCTCGCCCCATTCTCTTTCGTACAATTCGTCGCCGTATCCGATAAGGACGAGCCCCTCGTTCCCGGCATCGGTGGAAAGGGTCTCCACTCGTCTCAGCACGTTCTTTTGCAGGATGCCGGTAAAGTCGAGAAGCGGGGCGATGTAGATTCTTGCCTTCGGAGCGTATCTTTCTATTTTTTCTATTTTCAACATCTCCATCGACGCGGGGTCTTCCTTCTGCCCGATAATGGTGGGTATGTCGTCGAACGAGTGGGGGCTTACGGTAAGGAATATCGGAATGACCACTATGTCAGTGAATCCCTCGGCATCGTATTCCTTGAGACGCGTGGCTATGGAGGGCTCGTTGTACTCCATAAAAGCGGTTTTTATTCCCTCTGCCGTACCGCCGCCGAGAACGTCCTCCCTCACGCCGGCTTCGAGGTCCAGAAGGGCTTGTCTCCACGCTTCCGACCGCGAGCCGTGGTTGACGAGAAGGACGCCGATTTTCTTTCCCCCGGGTGCGTGATCAGGCTGCTGCTCTTCCTTGTTGCATGAGAGAATGGAAAAGAAGAGAGCGCAAAAGATCACCGTGAGTGACAGCGCACGCGTGAAACGTGTAATGATGCCGGCGTCGTTCATTATCGTTATCTCCCGTTATTCGTATTTTGTCTTACTCCCGGAAGCCGAGTCCAACTTCCGGGGTCATGCACAGCCCCGAGAGCCCGGGCTCGCGGGCCGTATAACTTCCGGCTATTCAGTCGTTCCGGGGCATGTCTTTTCGAGCTGCGGAAACGTATAAATTCATTTCGGGGAGGATGCGTAATAATATGAAAATGATAATCATTATCAGTATTGATGCCCGGCTCGAAGGTGTCAATATTTATCGGTAAAGTTATCGGTTCGGGAGCGCTACGGCGCTCGCCGATACGCATAGCGGGCGGCTTATACCGGCGTCAGGCAATCCTGCTCGATTATATCTAAATAAAGCCTTGCCTTTACCTCTCTCCATAATGTAAAATTAAGTGAACCATTCTGTTCAAAATACCGATTTCCATAATTTTTTGGAGGCACTAATGAGATTTGGCGATTACCTGAAGAGCAAAAGGAAACAGCGTAATATTACACAGGAAGACCTTGCCCGGGCGCTTAACGTTTCAAGTGTTTTCATCCACCAGCTCGAAACGGGCAAGGTAGACGCCCCATCCATCGAGAGATGCAGCCAGATAGCATCGATACTGGAAGTAAACATCGACGAGCTATGGACGGTCGCAAAGAAAGAACGCCTCAAGAGATTCATGGAAAAAGAGGACATTACCGACGACAGCTTCGAGGTCCTCACCGATGCCGAGAAGGCCCTCATTAATCTTTACAGGAGCCTCGACCACGACATGCGGAGGGATTTCGGCGGTATGATTTTCATGCTCCTCAGACATTCACAGGACGAAGGAGTCCAGGAGATACTGGAAGAATTCATTAAATGCGCTTAATGGGAAGGTTTTCGACAATCCTTAAGGCCGTGGGAATAGAGCTATGCATTCTCGCTCTCATAGGACTCGTGTTCCTTTTTCAGTTCAACAAGGCCAAGGAAGAGTTCGTAGTCAAGACAAGGGCCATCTCCGAAACGATCGGCGACCTCGCCAGCGACTTCTACGCCGAGGAAGGCAAGCAGCCCACCAGCGGCGAGTTCTACCATTTCCTCGACAAGCGCCTCGGCCGGAAGAAGCTCTTCAACACCTTCGAGATAGCCCCCAAGTTCTTCAGCGTCGTCTTCAAGAAAGACGTCGAGGCCAACCTCGCCGGCGACGGGCTGTTCATGAAGGAGTTCTATCCCGAAGACGGCTACACGGTCAAGGACTTTAACGGCATAATCTCCGTATCGGTGCCGTTCTCGTCCCAGGCCCAGTCCGAGCCCTTCGGGATCGTAAAGATAGATTCCGACACCAAGGCCATATTGAAAAAGGTCTTCGCGGACAACTATCTCCTCTACGCCGCGATGCTCATAGTTTTGAACAACCAGGCCTTCATCTTCTATCTCCTCATGAGGAAGAAAAAGGAGATAGTATTCGAGAAAGGATATTTGAAGGAGCACTCCATCGGGGCGCTCAAGATAATGCATAAGGTCCTCGGCGACATCATAGAGGACCACAAGACCGACCGCGTCGACGGTGACGACCCTGCAAAGAAGCAGGAATCCGGCAAGAACGTCATATCCATATCCGAGCTCGCCGAAAAGAGAAAGCAATGAAAAAGCTGCTGTTTTCCATATTCCTGCTCCTTTTCGTGATTCTCGCCGGCTGCGACAGCCCCGAGAAGAACGGCGTCGTCGAGCTCGACGGCCCGATACTCGAGAGCATCGACGCCGACGGCAACCTCGAATTCAACGGGGCGGTCATAAACACCAGCGACCAGCCCGTCCGCTCCGTCTACGTAGTGATAGTTCTCAAGGACAAGGGCGGCAACATAATAGAAGCCAACTCCGTTTCACTCTTCGAAGAAGATATGAACGCCCTCCTTTATCCGTCCGAAAGGGCGTTCTTCAAGATGTCGGTCGCCTCTAATCCCAACAGGGTCTTTTCGAGAGAGGTCGAAATATACTACGAAGATCCCAACGAGACGCCTCCTCCATCCTAAAAGCTGGAGAGTTACTTTAAGGTTTTCCTCCATCCTTCCCCCGGCGCCCGCCTGAAAAGCATTCCCCGACAGGAAATCGCGCCGTTTAAATAGCTCAAATCGTGGTCTAAGTTTTAATTCTAAGCTATAACAACATATCAAAATTCGCTATAGCTTCATTCCTGCCTAAACGAACGGCGCCATTTTGCCGGTGATGGTAAAGCCGCGGGAAAACCGCTCCTGCCGCTTCTTTCCCCTCGGCTGCGCTCTAATTCCCTCTACTCACTGCAAAATATATCCGGTCATGCCGCTTTATCCAGCGGCTGGGCTTGCGTCTGCACTCGGATTCGCTTTATATTAAGTATTACAATATCATACTGACTACAATTAAAGAGGTCTTTGATATTTTTATAGAAGTATTGCAAAAAGTTCAAAGAAGTGGTTAAATTGGTATTGTAACTTGGGAGGAATACTTGTTTTTAAGTAAGAAAGAAC belongs to Thermodesulfobacteriota bacterium and includes:
- a CDS encoding multiheme c-type cytochrome, giving the protein MLRKWASSGMVGSLLSLLLLLILLTVPSGADDDATDGNTLFISRGCLGCHGVSGRGGVGPSLAHTTLTLDTFLSQVRKPRDIMPPFPPQAVSDEDVREIYAYLKKVPPPPERLQKDIPQGVLDPESCAPCHKTLHPELVSQFESGAMGLEGAQNPLVDFPLKQLTCANCHGTDHDVIMASRGRVPETTCAACHAQIYKEHVLDAGHSYGPGPGGLGINWERNIGVPNYKQMPRKVMQMGCDPCHAQAGATNAEYWSEKQMKYIDTSSLDYRNGCIACHTRHSFNLEEARKPEACYTCHMGPDHPNYEAYMSSKHGSIYTARGDSWDWTVPLAEAGYDTPTCSYCHMLYVDGDGKRHTSHNMTRKIIWGMGTQASDGELVDITLEPENQTKRNEMIKVCMSCHSEDKARYYLESADAHKLAGDALVVEARGILQGLYDDGLIKPSHGQMAAGLLPGPRFTAIDIPGGFAQHWPAGLYFNVASIEREYFDMFFFSNLKSYKGAFHMSPDYAWWYGYADVLGHLARIRDEAWSLRDAKATRDKTLFMIFTGPLMVLAVLGAVYFGWRTWRRRRPAK
- a CDS encoding HPP family protein, translated to MEEKSGREIRELFGRLRLPGLIERFPARIVWALFVFVNGFVTCAILAWMAMAWKTTFIFPSLGPTAFMVFFTPASAAASPRNAILGHAIGILCGYGALWLTGLVDAAPATVTGVHDPRIVAAAVSLATTGAFMILFDVVHPPAAATTLIISLGIITAPVHLLIIELAVVVLAIQAIVVNRIAGVDYPVWARRVSP
- a CDS encoding DUF2945 domain-containing protein, translated to MAAKFKVGDNVSWNSEAGRVSGTIIKVHTKDFDYKGYTHHATEDEPQYEIKSHKSDHVAAHKGSALTKIED
- a CDS encoding DUF488 domain-containing protein — protein: MRIRGKGSRDVKASDQNTIYTVGHSTHSMEELTAMLKSFGVTVLVDIRQFPGSRKYPHFNKENLTAELQKAGIGYVHMEDLGGRRKVRKDSKNSRWRNESFRGYADYMETKDFEKAARALEGIALEQPAAYMCSEAVWWRCHRSMVSDYLKARGWRVLHIMAVGKAEEHAYTSPARVEGRRVYYSDGGLFDR
- a CDS encoding PepSY-associated TM helix domain-containing protein, translated to MRTSYTHANVLHRNSAKGWRWASDVFAVMLITINVTGLFILKGRYGITGRGKWLIGFGVLPPLIALIVYEII
- a CDS encoding CbiX/SirB N-terminal domain-containing protein — translated: MNDAGIITRFTRALSLTVIFCALFFSILSCNKEEQQPDHAPGGKKIGVLLVNHGSRSEAWRQALLDLEAGVREDVLGGGTAEGIKTAFMEYNEPSIATRLKEYDAEGFTDIVVIPIFLTVSPHSFDDIPTIIGQKEDPASMEMLKIEKIERYAPKARIYIAPLLDFTGILQKNVLRRVETLSTDAGNEGLVLIGYGDELYEREWGELFDEVAEYVKREKGITEHAYGWCGHIARYDPGKTTDAINRVLKKKRAAIVIPVLVAFDETFQVKIIGGGVSNVRDPEKRVVYKPDAILPDKNIERWVIDVSREYAGKIRVGAAEDI
- a CDS encoding helix-turn-helix transcriptional regulator; translation: MRFGDYLKSKRKQRNITQEDLARALNVSSVFIHQLETGKVDAPSIERCSQIASILEVNIDELWTVAKKERLKRFMEKEDITDDSFEVLTDAEKALINLYRSLDHDMRRDFGGMIFMLLRHSQDEGVQEILEEFIKCA